From Schizosaccharomyces pombe strain 972h- genome assembly, chromosome: II, the proteins below share one genomic window:
- the put2 gene encoding delta-1-pyrroline-5-carboxylate dehydrogenase → MSQFAEFKLPAIKNEPPKHYGPNSADREGIVKAYKELEAELPVTIPVIIDGKEVETNTIGEQRCPFEHKKVVARYHRAGAKHVEDAIEAALRGKKVWESLPFADRSAIFLKAAHLISTKYRYKLMAATMIGQGKNIWQAEIDAGMEIIDFLRFNTKYASELYASQPPENTPGVWNRMEYRPLEGFVYAITPFNFTAIAGNLAAAPLLMGNVVLMKPSDHAVLSSYIVYQIFREAGLPAGALQFIPGDAVEVSKVCFNHPEFAGLHFTGSTAVFRSLWGTIGENVANGKYRTYPKIVGETGGKNFHLVHSSAEIKSAVVNAVRAAFEYQGQKCSALSRLYVSKYAWENGFRDELTKQVKSLKVGAPLTDFANFVGPVIHQASFNKLKKVLESAASDSEIEVLAGGKADDSEGFFVEPTVLLSKNPKHDIFVNELFGPVLSVYVYEDDNLDAVCDLIDTTTPYGLTGSIFAQDRVVVRKLTDRLRNAAGNFYINDKCTGAVVGEQPFGGARASGTNDKAGSGMILSRFVSPRSIKDTFAYADSVLYPSNF, encoded by the coding sequence atgTCACAATTTGCTGAGTTCAAATTACCTGCCATTAAGAACGAGCCTCCTAAACACTATGGTCCCAATAGTGCTGACAGAGAGGGAATCGTCAAGGCCTACAAGGAGTTAGAGGCTGAATTACCTGTCACTATCCCTGTCATCATTGATGGTAAGGAAGTTGAAACGAATACCATTGGTGAGCAGCGTTGTCCTTTTGAGCACAAAAAGGTCGTTGCTCGCTATCACCGTGCTGGTGCCAAGCACGTTGAAGATGCCATTGAGGCAGCACTTCGTGGAAAGAAGGTCTGGGAATCCTTACCTTTTGCTGACCGTTCTGCCATTTTCTTGAAGGCTGCTCATTTGATAAGCACCAAGTACCGTTACAAGCTCATGGCTGCTACAATGATTGGCCAGGGTAAGAACATCTGGCAAGCTGAAATTGACGCTGGAATGGAGATCATTGACTTCCTTCGCTTCAATACCAAGTATGCTAGTGAATTATATGCCAGCCAACCTCCCGAAAACACTCCTGGTGTCTGGAACCGTATGGAATATCGTCCTTTGGAAGGTTTCGTTTATGCCATTACTCCTTTCAACTTTACAGCTATTGCTGGTAACTTGGCTGCTGCCCCCCTTCTCATGGGCAACGTCGTTTTAATGAAGCCTTCTGACCATGCAGTCCTTTCTAGCTACATTGTTTACCAAATCTTCCGTGAAGCTGGTCTTCCCGCTGGAGCACTTCAATTTATCCCTGGTGACGCTGTTGAAGTCTCCAAGGTTTGTTTCAACCACCCTGAGTTTGCTGGTCTTCATTTTACTGGTAGCACAGCCGTCTTTCGTAGCCTTTGGGGAACAATTGGCGAGAATGTTGCCAACGGAAAATACCGCACTTACCCCAAAATCGTCGGTGAGACTGGTGGTAAGAACTTTCATCTTGTACATTCTTCCGCTGAAATTAAGAGTGCCGTTGTTAATGCTGTTCGTGCTGCTTTCGAATATCAAGGCCAAAAGTGCTCTGCCCTTTCTCGTCTTTACGTTTCTAAGTATGCTTGGGAAAATGGTTTCCGTGATGAGCTTACCAAACAGGTCAAGTCTCTTAAGGTCGGTGCTCCTTTAACTgattttgctaattttgTGGGCCCTGTTATCCATCAAGCAAGCTTTAACAAACTGAAGAAGGTTCTTGAGAGTGCTGCTTCCGATTCTGAAATTGAAGTTTTGGCTGGCGGTAAAGCTGATGATTCCGAAGGTTTCTTTGTTGAACCTACCGTTTTACTTTCTAAAAACCCTAAACATGATATATTCGTTAACGAATTGTTCGGCCCCGTACTGTCTGTTTATGTATATGAGGATGACAACTTAGACGCTGTTTGCGATCTCATCGATACTACCACTCCTTATGGTTTAACCGGATCCATCTTCGCTCAGGACCGTGTTGTTGTCAGAAAGTTGACTGACCGTCTCCGTAATGCCGCTGGTAACTTCTATATCAATGATAAGTGTACTGGTGCTGTTGTTGGTGAACAACCTTTTGGTGGTGCTCGTGCCAGTGGTACTAACGATAAAGCTGGTAGCGGAATGATTCTGTCTCGATTCGTTTCTCCTCGCTCCATCAAAGATACGTTTGCTTATGCAGACTCTGTTTTATACCCTTCCAACTTTTAA
- the sec28 gene encoding coatomer epsilon subunit protein, translating into MFSWEASLSNELYFVRQYFYSGNYTKLFEIDTTSMSEKGLELTEIYMARAKLALGESLESIQSILTQKTPGSAAILALAGEGNMELIIDQHGNSDSVVQTLGAIFQIKNGSFDDAMDLLKKSVENLEAVALQVYIHLREHKIEAAEQTLKQALDWADEEIVLQLAQSWIKIVSGGVESYNDAFYVFEELNGTDSNPMTLTGMACADICLLRPEEALSSLKTALDSQPNYEEALSNMTTAITDLGPDAPSQAKNILSSFTNSSTLKLNDHLNEKAQEFDTFSTQFLSTA; encoded by the exons aTGTTTTCATGGGAGGCTAGTTTATCTAATG AACTGTATTTTGTTCGTCAATACTTTTATAGTGGAAACTATACAAAgttatttgaaattgacACGACATCCATGTCTGAAAAAGGTCTTGAATTGACCGAAATTTATATGGCAAGGGCAAAATTAGCTTTAGGTGAAAGTTTAGAATCAATCCAAAGTATTTTAACTCAAAAAACGCCTGGATCAGCTGCTATTCTGGCGCTGGCTGGGGAGGGGAACATGGAGTTAATTATTGACCAGCATGGCAATTCAGACAGTGTGGTACAAACATTAGGAgctatttttcaaattaaaaatggtTCTTTTGATGATGCAATGgatttattaaagaagTCAGTAGAGAACTTGGAGGCGGTGGCGCTTCAAGTATACATTCATTTACGAGAGCACAAAATTGAAGCTGCTGAACAGACATTGAAACAGGCTTTGGATTGGgctgatgaagaaattgtaCTACAGCTGGCACAATCTTGGATTAAAATAGTTAGTGGAGGCGTCGAATCCTATAATGATGCATTTTATGTTTTTGAAGAGTTAAACGGAACTGATAGCAATCCAATGACTTTAACTGGTATGGCGTGTGCAGACATATGCTTGTTGAGACCTGAAGAGGCTTTGAGCTCGCTGAAAACTGCCCTCGATTCTCAACCAAATTACGAGGAGGCACTATCAAATATGACTACTGCAATCACGGATTTAGGCCCTGATGCTCCTTCTCAAGCCAAGAATATACTTTCATCTTTTACAAATTCTTCTACACTGAAGTTGAACGAtcatttaaatgaaaaggcGCAAGAATTTGATACTTTTTCAACTCAATTTTTGAGTACGGCTTAA
- the gpa1 gene encoding G-protein alpha subunit, whose protein sequence is MGCMSSKYADTSGGEVIQKKLSDTQTSNSSTTGSQNARVPVLENWLNIVLRGKPQNVESSGVRVKGNSTSGGNDIKVLLLGAGDSGKTTIMKQMRLLYSPGFSQVVRKQYRVMIFENIISSLCLLLEAMDNSNVSLLPENEKYRAVILRKHTSQPNEPFSPEIYEAVHALTLDTKLRTVQSCGTNLSLLDNFYYYQDHIDRIFDPQYIPSDQDILHCRIKTTGISEETFLLNRHHYRFFDVGGQRSERRKWIHCFENVTALLFLVSLAGYDQCLVEDNSGNQMQEALLLWDSICNSSWFSESAMILFLNKLDLFKRKVHISPIQKHFPDYQEVGSTPTFVQTQCPLADNAVRSGMYYFYLKFESLNRIASRSCYCHFTTATDTSLLQRVMVSVQDTIMSNNLQSLMF, encoded by the coding sequence ATGGGATGCATGTCGAGTAAATACGCTGATACATCAGGAGGAGAAGTCATTCAAAAGAAGCTTTCAGATACGCAAACCTCAAACAGCTCTACAACTGGAAGTCAAAACGCTCGAGTTCCAGTCCTTGAAAACTGGCTTAATATCGTCCTGCGTGGAAAACCACAAAATGTGGAAAGTTCTGGAGTACGCGTAAAAGGAAATTCTACTTCAGGTGGAAATGACATTAAAGTTTTGCTCTTAGGCGCCGGTGATAGTGGGAAAACGACCATTATGAAGCAGATGAGATTATTGTATAGCCCCGGTTTTAGTCAAGTAGTTAGAAAGCAGTATCGAGTGatgatttttgaaaatatcatCTCCTCTCTATGTCTTCTTCTTGAAGCTATGGATAATAGTAATGTCTCTTTACTTCCGGAAAATGAGAAGTATCGGGCAGTTATCCTAAGAAAACACACTTCTCAACCCAATGAGCCATTTTCTCCAGAAATATATGAAGCTGTTCATGCCTTGACATTGGATACCAAACTTCGTACGGTGCAAAGTTGTGGTACCAACCTCTCTTTGTTAGacaatttttattactatCAAGATCACATTGATCGAATTTTTGACCCACAATATATACCTTCTGATCAAGATATCCTTCACTGTCGTATCAAGACGACCGGTATATCAGAAGAAACATTTCTGTTAAATCGTCATCATTACCGATTTTTTGATGTAGGAGGACAGAGATCAGAGCGCAGAAAATGGATTCATTGCTTTGAAAATGTCACTGCATTGTTGTTTCTCGTTTCTTTGGCAGGTTACGATCAATGCCTTGTAGAGGACAATTCAGGAAATCAGATGCAGGAGGCGTTATTATTATGGGATTCCATATGTAACTCTAGCTGGTTTTCAGAATCAGCAATGATactttttctaaataaacttgatttatttaaaagaaaggtTCACATTTCCCCCATCCAGAAGCATTTTCCTGATTACCAAGAAGTTGGTTCAACACCAACATTCGTACAAACTCAATGCCCTCTTGCCGACAACGCAGTTCGAAGCGGTATGTATTACTTTTACTTAAAGTTTGAAAGTCTTAATCGCATCGCTTCTCGTAGTTGCTATTGCCATTTTACCACAGCTACAGACACTAGTTTGCTCCAAAGGGTAATGGTATCCGTTCAAGATACGATTATGTCCAACAATCTACAGTCACTTATGTTTTAG
- the cdc14 gene encoding SIN component Cdc14: protein MEDLLNNAKQHLCMRNPKLIRIGLRQVESIVYHVAKPSHDDKIPREIFLKLQDSPLYNSTTPCIYALDSLLEYQQNEEAYEKNFQFIQKLIDDLLHVIEGLVLIHPKSQTLFEDKATLRLFIHLLQPSQPSMLQVAAMKTLVCIMADRPLAIRLFEQINGLQQICVVFKHKQTSQDTRFQILEFFYFYLSPEPYSIDVIAYRKTRTEKQAYLSKYLSNVQGLRDDLDKFQPFGKLDETFD from the coding sequence ATGGAAGATCTATTAAACAATGCTAAACAGCATTTGTGTATGAGGAATCCAAAGCTAATTCGAATTGGTTTGCGTCAAGTCGAATCTATTGTATATCATGTTGCGAAACCTAGTCATGATGATAAAATTCCAAGAGAAATTTTCCTAAAATTACAGGATTCACCATTGTATAATTCTACTACCCCTTGCATTTACGCTTTGGACAGTCTCCTTGAATATCAGCAGAATGAAGAGGCATACgaaaaaaactttcaatTCATTCAAAAGCTAATTGATGACTTACTGCATGTGATTGAAGGATTGGTTTTAATCCATCCAAAATCACAGACGTTATTTGAAGATAAAGCTACCTTAAGgttatttattcatttattacAGCCATCTCAGCCATCTATGTTGCAAGTGGCTGCAATGAAAACGCTTGTATGTATCATGGCAGATCGTCCACTGGCTATTAGGCTTTTTGAGCAGATTAATGGCTTGCAGCAGATATGCGTAGTTTTTAAGCACAAACAAACAAGTCAGGACACCCGATTTCAAATTCTCgaatttttctatttctaTTTATCCCCTGAACCATATTCTATAGATGTCATTGCCTACAGGAAAACGCGGACTGAGAAACAAGCTTACCTATCCAAATATCTTTCTAACGTACAAGGGCTTCGAGATGATTTAGATAAGTTTCAACCATTTGGCAAGTTAGACGAAACATTCGACTAG
- the bhd1 gene encoding folliculin bhd1: MDVVFALGHFCEAEGPSIIFCTQKLHRSTVSKFFEHPTSKRSIGVTENGNDSPEAFKNELDNRNNADSQSLQSSTESLFKADSEDYLCKKVSKGPESPRVNSFHNSYSRNQSPISRKSSCVTCSTVLPLEFSVPDVQPRLYTNSSTNPDVLYMSSQHPHTQQRYSTLKRLMVRCLSCEYSTLSEASDSMSNPLFFGDQDNGYVISQSFSLRDPSARGGLRRYAIIATCPNQLDLILRYSFISEKFLHIVQFLRISSFNTKNDYSSSRSKTTASSSNGTFASPSFNISSLSGSSNIGTAPSYEISSSIGANVSSLAHTQRLPSFSFLRRRDDIGEGRSLVDITCWDGIFVGLHSSFSWILEVWDLLVV; the protein is encoded by the coding sequence ATGGATGTTGTTTTTGCTCTTGGACATTTCTGTGAGGCCGAGGGGCCttccattattttttgcacTCAAAAATTGCATCGCTCTACcgtttcaaaattttttgagcaTCCTACATCTAAGCGCTCTATTGGCGTAACGGAGAATGGTAATGATTCACCAGAAGCCTTCAAAAATGAACTCGATAATCGAAACAATGCCGATTCTCAATCTTTACAAAGTTCTACCGAATCACTTTTCAAAGCTGATTCTGAAGATTATTTATGTAAAAAGGTATCGAAAGGACCAGAATCCCCCCGAGTAAACTCATTTCATAACTCATACTCTCGAAATCAAAGCCCTATTTCGAGAAAATCATCTTGTGTTACATGTAGTACTGTTTTACCCCTTGAATTCTCTGTACCTGATGTTCAACCACGACTTTATACAAACTCAAGTACAAACCCCGATGTTTTATACATGTCTAGTCAACATCCACATACTCAGCAACGATATTCTACCCTTAAGCGATTAATGGTTCGCTGCTTGAGCTGTGAATATTCAACACTATCTGAAGCTTCCGATTCTATGTCAAATCCTTTGTTCTTTGGAGACCAAGATAACGGTTACGTTATTAGTCagtctttttctttaagaGATCCCTCTGCCCGGGGAGGACTTCGAAGATATGCGATTATTGCTACTTGTCCAAATCAGTTAGATTTGATTTTGCGATATAGTTTTATTTCTGAAAAGTTTCTTCATATAGTCCAGTTTCTAAggatttcttctttcaataCAAAGAATGACTACTCCTCCTCCCGTTCAAAAACAACAGCCTCCTCTAGCAATGGAACGTTTGCATCCCCCAGTTTTAACATTTCTTCGTTATCGGGTTCTTCAAATATAGGAACTGCTCCTTCGTATGAGATATCCTCTAGTATCGGTGCAAATGTGTCATCTTTGGCCCACACACAAAGACTTCCTTCTTTCAGTTTTTTGCGTCGTCGAGACGATATTGGGGAGGGACGCAGTTTAGTTGATATCACATGTTGGGACGGAATCTTTGTCGGTCTTCACAGTTCGTTTAGCTGGATTCTGGAGGTTTGGGATCTCTTAGTAGTATGA
- a CDS encoding phosphoketolase family protein, with protein sequence MATQNDIPNSTPEDLAKQVEIAEKHPDPPAMPSRLPDSLKTLEAKIDTSKITDEEVANVHRFQRACDYLAASLIFLSNGLYTGGDLEEKDIKTRLLGHWGTCPGLSIVYSHCNRIINKYDLNMLFVVGPGHGAPAILSALFLEDSLGPFYPRYQFTKEGLNNLINTFSLPGGFPSHVNAEVPGAIHEGGELGYALSVSYGAVLDRPDLIVTCVVGDGEAETGPTATSWHAHKFLDPAESGAVIPVLELNGYKISERTIYGCMDDSELLSLFSGFGYEVAIVNDTPDQNRVMAATMDWAVERIHDIQHRARVNREEIKPRWPMIILRTPKGKGCPKYLNGKFLEGTFRAHQVPLKLARTDTNQRNLLKDWLNSYNCQDFLDEHGLPTKGITEHLPPREKRMGQRHETYNSYLPLKVPDWKKYGVKKGETTSATSVVGQYLDELLVTNDSTLRIFSPDELESNKLDGALKHSYRTMQTDPELMAKRGRVTEVLSEHLCQGFMQGYTLTGRTAIFPSYEAFMTIVVSMLVQYSKFLKMGLETGWHGKFGSLNYVTSSTWARQEHNGFSHQSPRFITTMLSLKPGVSRVYFPPDANCFLATVARCMKSENTINLMVSSKNPQPAYLSVEEAEHHCKAGASVWKFASTDNGENPDVVIAGVGNEIMFEVVKAAEMLQNDIPELRVRVINVTDLMVLSSLHPHGMNPAEFDSLFTKDRHVHFNYHGYVMDLKALLFDRIQGTRVTMEGYREEGTTTTPFNMMMCNNTSRYHVARMALQHALHNPTVAVNCNMLCAKYAWKLEEIENYIMENKDDPPEIYAAPVFKNKTSTL encoded by the coding sequence ATGGCTACTCAAAACGATATCCCTAACTCGACTCCCGAGGATTTAGCGAAACAAGTTGAAATTGCCGAAAAACACCCCGATCCTCCTGCTATGCCCTCGCGTCTTCCTGACTCTTTAAAAACCCTCGAAGCTAAAATCGACACTTCAAAGATTACCGACGAAGAGGTTGCCAATGTCCATCGTTTTCAACGTGCATGTGATTACCTCGCAGCTTCCCTGATTTTCCTTTCCAACGGTCTCTACACCGGCGGTGACCTCGAGGAAAAAGATATCAAAACTAGACTGCTAGGCCATTGGGGTACTTGTCCCGGCTTGAGCATCGTTTACTCTCACTGTAATCGTatcattaataaatatgatCTCAACATGCTCTTTGTCGTAGGCCCTGGCCATGGTGCTCCTGCCATTTTATCGGCTCTTTTCCTTGAAGATTCTTTGGGCCCCTTTTACCCTCGATACCAATTTACCAAGGAAGGCTTGAACAACCTTATTAACACCTTCTCCCTTCCCGGTGGTTTTCCTTCTCATGTCAACGCCGAGGTCCCTGGTGCCATTCACGAGGGCGGTGAATTGGGTTATGCGTTGTCCGTCAGTTACGGTGCAGTTCTTGATCGTCCCGACCTGATTGTAACTTGCGTTGTCGGTGATGGTGAGGCAGAGACCGGCCCCACTGCCACTTCTTGGCATGCTCATAAATTCTTGGATCCTGCTGAATCGGGTGCTGTGATTCCTGTTTTGGAACTTAATGGTTACAAGATTTCCGAGCGTACCATTTACGGTTGCATGGATGATAGTGAGCTTCTCTCTTTGTTTAGCGGTTTTGGCTATGAAGTTGCCATTGTAAACGATACCCCCGACCAAAACAGGGTTATGGCTGCAACTATGGATTGGGCCGTTGAACGCATTCATGACATCCAACATCGCGCTCGTGTTAACAGAGAAGAAATCAAACCCAGATGGCCCATGATTATCCTTCGTACCCCTAAGGGTAAAGGATGTCCCAAGTATTTGAATGgcaaatttttagaagGTACCTTCCGTGCTCACCAAGTTCCTTTGAAATTGGCTCGCACCGATACCAACCAGCGCAATCTTCTAAAGGATTGGCTGAACAGCTACAACTGCCAAGACTTCTTAGACGAACATGGACTTCCTACTAAGGGCATCACCGAGCATCTTCCGCCTCGTGAGAAGCGCATGGGTCAGCGTCATGAGACATACAATTCTTATCTACCTTTGAAGGTACCtgattggaaaaaataCGGTGTCAAGAAGGGAGAAACCACTAGTGCCACTTCGGTCGTTGGTCAATATCTTGATGAACTCCTCGTAACCAACGATTCAACCCTTAGAATTTTCTCACCCGATGAGTTGGAAAGTAATAAATTAGATGGCGCTTTGAAGCACTCATATCGTACCATGCAAACTGATCCAGAGCTCATGGCAAAGCGTGGTCGCGTTACCGAAGTCCTTTCAGAGCACCTTTGCCAAGGTTTCATGCAGGGTTATACTTTAACTGGACGTACCGCGATTTTCCCCTCATATGAAGCCTTTATGACTATTGTTGTTAGTATGCTTGTTCAGTActccaaatttttgaagatggGCTTGGAGACCGGATGGCATGGAAAATTTGGTAGCTTGAACTATGTTACTTCCAGTACTTGGGCAAGACAAGAGCATAACGGTTTCTCCCATCAATCACCCAGGTTTATCACCACTATGCTCTCTCTGAAACCTGGTGTTAGCCGCGTATACTTCCCACCGGATGCCAATTGCTTCTTAGCAACCGTCGCCCGATGCATGAAGTCTGAGAATACTATCAACCTTATGGTTTCTAGTAAAAATCCACAACCAGCCTACCTATCTGTTGAAGAGGCCGAACATCATTGCAAGGCCGGTGCTAGTGTTTGGAAGTTTGCTAGTACAGATAATGGCGAAAATCCTGATGTTGTTATTGCCGGCGTCGGAAATGAGATTATGTTTGAAGTAGTTAAAGCCGCAGAGATGCTTCAAAATGACATTCCTGAGCTCCGAGTGCGTGTCATTAACGTCACTGACTTGATGGTACTTTCGAGCTTACATCCCCATGGTATGAATCCTGCGGAATTTGattctttgtttaccaAAGATCGCCATGTTCATTTCAACTATCACGGTTATGTGATGGACTTGAAGGCTCTCTTGTTTGATCGCATACAAGGTACACGGGTCACTATGGAGGGCTATCGAGAGGAAGGTACTACTACCACTCCTTTTAATATGATGATGTGTAACAATACCTCTCGTTATCATGTTGCAAGAATGGCTTTGCAACATGCTTTACACAATCCTACCGTGGCCGTTAATTGTAACATGTTGTGTGCCAAATATGCTTGGAAGCTCGAAgagattgaaaattatattaTGGAAAACAAGGATGATCCTCCTGAAATTTATGCTGCTCCtgtctttaaaaataagacTTCCACATTATAG
- the coa6 gene encoding cytochrome c oxidase subunit VIb related protein: protein MAGNGALRRSAREKCWEARDAYFGCLDRHSILDGLKDDTKAAQACSAEKTAFETDCVKSWVNYFLKFRVQQHQQQEAIKKLEAQGAKKLN, encoded by the exons ATGGCTGGTAACGGCGCATTACGAAGAAGTGCTCGAGAAAAATGCTGGGAAGCCAGAGATGCTTACTTTGGTTGTTTGGATAGGCATTCCATTTTGGATGGATTGAAAGATGATACAAAAGCAGCCCAGGCTTGTTCCGCTGAAAAAACCGCTTTCGAAACTGATTGCGTAAAATCTTGG GTCAATTACTTTCTAAAGTTTCGAGTTCAACAGCATCAGCAACAAGAAGCTATCAAAAAACTCGAGGCTCAAGGCgcaaaaaagttgaattaG
- the dip1 gene encoding endocytosis protein Dip1, which produces MEFTDVFYNLENEKQFLAEIDELLTIPYEKNELEIGVSKFLSFINKYGEPYLITEFQLQRCMEKFLNSPLYQLDENAVLSIFYDCFFFLKEQQTLKFIIIVFQSEIQENEYCLRLLASTGFIPVLIKAMKQFKDRSENVAFTSFRYALFLVYYICRSRRLSPTDLVAIDEYFLVNLFKTSEEAWNDEDMDSFGMCVLTLLSINEQFMLVRLASKGSFEIANGIMDLLSSSKVDNGIYSEGLVFTLNREKDPRSRMLILKQLFLLFTTPATYEIFYTNDLNVLIDIFIREINNIPDELSDLRYAYLQVLIPLLENTQVRHPPHYKTKCIVDAVNNVLISHSKSSNMEDARTTDVAIRVLEVPWLQQEMKSLGTAQ; this is translated from the exons ATGGAGTTCACGGATGTGTTTTATAATTTAGAGaatgaaaagcaatttttggCGG AAATTGACGAACTTTTAACTATACCatacgaaaaaaatgaactGGAAATTGGTGTTTCAaagtttctttcttttatcaACAAATATGGAG AACCGTACCTAATTACAGAATTCCAATTGCAGAGATGTATGGAAAAGTTCCTCAATAGTCCGCTTTATCAACTAGACGAAAACGCCGTTTTAAGTATTTTCTAtgattgcttttttttcttgaaagAACAACAAACTTTGAAATTCATAATCATTGTCTTTCAATCCGAAATTCAAGAGAATGAGTACTGCTTGCGTTTGTTGGCTTCTACGGGGTTCATTCCCGTCTTGATCAAGGCAATGAAACAGTTCAAGGATCGTTCAGAAAATGTTGCTTTTACATCTTTTCGTTATGCTTTATTCTTAGTGTACTATATTTGTCGCTCGAGACGACTTTCACCGACCGACTTAGTCGCAATtgatgaatattttttagtaaacCTATTCAAAACGTCGGAAGAAGCTTGGAATGATGAGGACATGGACAGTTTTGGAATGTGCGTCTTGACATTGCTTAGCATCAATGAACAGTTTATGCTTGTTCGGCTTGCTTCCAAAGGTTCGTTTGAAATCGCAAATGGCATAATGGATTTGCTGAGCTCTTCCAAAGTGGATAACGGTATCTACAGTGAAGGCCTAGTTTTCACTCTAAATCGAGAAAAGGATCCACGCTCTCGAATGTTAATACTAAAACAActattccttctttttacaACTCCCGCTACGTATGAGATATTCTATACCAATGATCTCAATGTCCTAATTGATATATTCATACGcgaaataaacaatattcCCGATGAGCTTTCGGATCTTCGGTATGCATATTTGCAAGTTTTGATTCCTTTGCTTGAAAATACACAGGTGCGCCATCCACCTCATTACAAAACTAAGTGTATAGTCGACGCGGTCAATAATGTCTTAATTTCTCACTCAAAAAGCAGCAACATGGAAGATGCACGTACTACAGATGTTGCCATACGTGTTTTAGAAGTACCGTGGCTTCAACAAGAGATGAAGTCATTAGGAACCgctcaataa
- the cwf14 gene encoding G10 protein gives MPRLRTSRTKRPPDGFDEIEPTLIEFQDRMRQIENTMGKGTKTEMLAPIFQLHHQRSRYIYDLYYKREAISTELYNWLLKQNYADGNLIAKWKKPGYEKLCCLRCIQTAESKFGSTCICRVPKSKLDKDQRVRCTHCGCNGCASCD, from the exons ATGCCTCGTCTTCGAACGTCAAGAACCAAGCG CCCTCCTGACGGATTTGATGAAATAGAACCCACCCTTATTGAATTCCAAGATCGTATGCGTCAAATTGAGAATACAATGGGAAAGGGAACTAAGACGGAAATGCTAGCACCgatttttcaacttcatCATCAGCGCAGTCGTTATATATACGATTTATACTACAAACGGGAAGCCATATCTACCGAACTTTACAACTGGCTgctaaaacaaaattatgCCGATGGAAATTTAATCGCCAAATGGAAAAAACCAGGATACGAGAAACTTTGTTGTCTGCGCTGTATTCAAACCGCTGAGTCAAAATTTGGTTCAACGTGTATATGTCGTGTACCTAAATCAAAACTTGATAAAGATCAACGTGTGAGATGTACTCATTGTG GTTGTAATGGTTGTGCAAGCTGTGATTAA